From a region of the Pseudomonadaceae bacterium SI-3 genome:
- a CDS encoding DedA family protein yields MFDKIVEIVSALGYVGVFLLMLLENIFPPIPSELIMPLAGFVAARGDLNFIAVILVGTAGSVVGALPWYYAGAKLGQKRMKHFAERWGHWLTLSPEDVDKASDWFDRHGKGAVFFGRLIPAVRTLISVPAGIAGMSMTKFLIYSTLGSLIWTALLALAGYLLESQYQKVSEYLNPVSTAIVVLMVLYYLYRLIRQRFASKKQ; encoded by the coding sequence ATGTTCGACAAAATCGTGGAAATCGTTTCGGCATTGGGCTACGTCGGGGTTTTCCTGCTGATGTTGCTGGAGAACATCTTCCCGCCCATCCCGTCGGAGCTGATCATGCCACTGGCGGGCTTCGTCGCGGCACGGGGTGATCTCAACTTCATCGCGGTGATTCTGGTCGGCACTGCTGGCTCAGTGGTCGGTGCGCTGCCCTGGTACTACGCCGGCGCCAAACTCGGCCAGAAGCGGATGAAGCATTTTGCCGAACGCTGGGGGCACTGGTTGACCCTGTCGCCGGAGGACGTCGATAAGGCCAGCGACTGGTTCGATCGCCACGGCAAGGGCGCGGTGTTCTTTGGCCGCCTGATTCCGGCGGTGCGCACCCTGATTTCGGTGCCAGCGGGTATTGCCGGCATGTCGATGACCAAATTCCTGATCTATTCGACGCTGGGCTCGCTGATCTGGACGGCGCTGCTGGCCCTGGCCGGTTACCTGCTTGAGTCGCAGTACCAGAAGGTCTCGGAGTACCTCAATCCGGTCTCCACCGCGATTGTGGTGTTGATGGTGCTCTACTACCTGTACCGGCTGATTCGTCAGCGCTTCGCCAGCAAAAAACAGTAG